Proteins from one Ammospiza nelsoni isolate bAmmNel1 chromosome 18, bAmmNel1.pri, whole genome shotgun sequence genomic window:
- the CCDC63 gene encoding coiled-coil domain-containing protein 63, whose product MGHHPHSIVVMLPWQPWNLGQYRRREASADLDITEKEKEYRAKVEIRHLQTHFHHEAYKRKFFDAEIWRQMQAQEKEIADLRQEHGHVTATLKQLYSPSSMVFVNRNRMKVRNLLQTSMQNDALIKERKAQLADLAKQVLELEKKIANQRESNWRELGARTRKQLHKTIELLEMRLRHVTVCYNAVVARNNKLREETASLQIQKASFDNLYWKLERSLVLQNKLLNAAIEQATEDYDQWMEDLGRISDIRDVRYRETIQYNIRLLERKCALHQESRLKNFFLSKCADLSVLKEQAKAREAFEAAERAKASQKESYEVAYKRLLELSDGDIDDFLEDFLEKDRRFFILFNFAIRLNVQNESLRQRIEAVQDDMEAVTTEREQAETTQTQVLQELKAKIAETTKEANKYENKYKESSQLLGQIQSRIETLLKEMDCDTTKIVKPLGDSLVPVFGPVENKVKEFLMRESLLRYTSLDRSQRAQGFVSPLREASNHLWTMDRAKLCPPPPDLEESADPRTAEEPLGREELRELVIQRQQEEVSRPPSAGKKRRKFTSGSPSGSKTPAGN is encoded by the exons ATGGGGCACCACCCTCACTCCATTGTGGTGATGCTGCCGTGGCAACCGTGGAACCTGGGCCAGTACAGG AGGAGAGAAGCCTCAGCAGACCTGGATATCACcgaaaaggagaaggaatacAGGGCTAAAGTGGAGATCAGGCACCTGCAGACTCATTTCCATCATGAAGCCTACAAGAGGAAATTCTTCGACGCCGAAATCTGGCGGCAGATGCAGGCTCAGGA aaaagaaatagCTGATCTGAGGCAAGAGCACGGACATGTGACAGCAACGCTGAAGCAGCTCTATTCACCGAGCAGCATGGTGTTTGTAAACAGGAACCGCATGAAGGTCCGAAACCTCTTGCAGACCAGCATGCAGAATGATGCCCTGATCAAAGAGAGAAAAGCCCAGTTAGCTGACCTGGCCAAGCAG gtttTAGAGCTGGAAAAAAAGATAGCGAATCAAAGAGAATCAAACTGGAGGGAGTTGGGAGCAAGGACCCGCAAACAGCTGCATAAGACGATTGAGTTACTGGAGATGCGTCTGCGTCAT GTCACTGTGTGTTACAACGCCGTCGTGGCCAGGAACAACAAGCTCAGAGAGGAGACTGCCAGCCTGCAGATCCAGAAAGCCAGTTTTGACAACCTCTACTGGAAGCTGGAGAGAAGCCTGGTCCTGCAGAACAAGCTGCTGAACGCTGCTATCGAGCAAGCCACAGAGGACTACGACCAGTG GATGGAGGATCTGGGGCGGATCTCGGACATCCGGGACGTGCGCTACAGGGAAACCATCCAGTACAACATCAGGCTGCTGGAGAGGAAGTGTGCCCTCCACCAGGAGAGCAGGCTGAAGAACTTCTTCCTCAGCAAATGTGCAGATCTCTCTGTATTGAAGGAACAGGCCAAAGCGAGAGAAG CCTTTGAGGCAGCTGAGAGGGCCAAAGCAAGCCAAAAGGAGAGCTATGAGGTGGCCTACAAGCGTCTCCTGGAACTGTCAGACGGAGACATCGATGATTTCTTGGAGGACTTCCTTGAGAAGGACAGGAGATTCTTCATCCTCTTTAACTTTGCCATTAGGCTGAACGTCCAGAATGAGAGTCTCAGGCAGAGGATCGAGGCCGTCCAG GATGATATGGAGGCCGTGACAACGGAGAGGGAACAGGCTGAGACAACCCAGACTcaggtcctgcaggagctgaag GCAAAAATAGCAGAGACCACCAAGGAAGCCAACAAGTATGAGAACAAATACAAGGAGAGCAGCCAACTCCTGGGACAGATCCAATCTCGCATTGAGACCCTCTTGAAGGAAATGGACTGTGACACTACAAAGATAGTGAAGCCTCTTGGGGACAGCTTGGTGCCAGTTTTTG gcCCCGTGGAGAACAAGGTCAAGGAGTTCCTGATGAGGGAGTCCCTGCTGCGCTACACCTCCCTGGACCGCTCCCAGCGCGCCCAGGGCTTCGTCAGCCCCCTCCGGGAAGCCTCCAACCACCTCTGGACCATGGACAGGGCCAAGCTCTGCCCACCCCCCCCAGACCTGGAGGAGAGCGCTGACCCCAGAACCG CGGAAGAGCCGCTGGGCCGGGAAGAGCTGCGGGAACTCGTCatccagaggcagcaggaggaggtgagCAGGCCCCCCAGCGCGGGCAAGAAGAGGAGGAAGTTCACATCAGGGAGCCCATCAGGGTCCAAGACCCCAGCAGGGAATTAA